The following proteins are encoded in a genomic region of Pagrus major chromosome 16, Pma_NU_1.0:
- the LOC141010534 gene encoding 5'-3' exonuclease PLD4, giving the protein MTSIYRSLHDSYVSNKARTTSCLTLAVVLGCLTILGILLAIAVLERPPPPEDHGTLPGEACGSDFSTDQCSMVLVESIPQHVKYKANVTFGLPLEKAWKDLLSMATDQVDVSSFYWTLTGDDININSSSDIPGQDILRALEELPSRNVTVRVVTSVPSVRTNSTDLENLKQKGVHVRKVNFGRLTRGVLHSKFWIVDRKHVFIGSANMDWRALTQVKELGVVVYNCSSLAKDLLKIFQSYWVMGQSNSSLPQPWPAKYDTDINQHHPLLVKTDNVSSKLYLTGSPPSFCPPSRTQDLEAILSSISEAQHYIDVAVMEYFPTTRFEYPRRYWPVIDDAIRTAAFESKVKVRMLISCGKDSDPAMLPFLQSLASMDSPDQGISIQIKLYIVPVGNQSHIPYSRVNHNKYMVTDKVAYIGTSNWSGDYFTTTAGVGLVISQHAPHSVWKTEALQSQLKAVFDRDWHSEFAVHLDELGHNPDCKLSR; this is encoded by the exons ATGACCTCTATTTACAGAAGCCTTCATGACAGTTATGTGTCAAACAAAGCG AGAACGACCAGCTGTCTGACATTAGCTGTAGTTTTGGGCTGCCTGACGATCCTGGGGATCCTGCTTGCCATCGCCGTGCTCGAAAGACCACCGCCCCCCGAAGATCACGGGACACTTCCAGGGGAAGCTTGTGGGAGCGACTTCTCTACAGACCAGTGCAG TATGGTCCTGGTGGAGAGCATCCCTCAGCATGTGAAATATAAAGCCAATGTAACATTTGGGCTCCCCCTGGAAAAAGCCTGGAAAGATCTCCTCTCCATGGCTACAGACCAAGTGGATGTGTCCTCTTTCTACTGGACTTTAACTGGGGACGACATCAACATCAACTCTTCCTCAGACATACCT GGCCAGGACATCCTGAGAGCACTTGAAGAGCTGCCCTCCAGGAACGTAACTGTCCGAGTGGTGACCAGTGTTCCCAGCGTTAGAACAAACTCCACAGATTTAGAGAACTTAAAACAGAAAG GAGTTCATGTGAGAAAGGTGAACTTTGGGCGCTTGACGAGGGGCGTCCTCCACAGCAAGTTCTGGATtgttgacagaaaacatgtgtTTATTGGAAGTGCCAACATGGACTGGAGGGCTCTTACACAG GTGAAGGAACTAGGAGTGGTTGTGTACAACTGCTCCAGCCTGGCAAAGGACCTGCTCAAGATTTTCCAGTCCTACTGGGTGATGGGACAGTCCAACAGCTCCCTGCCGCAGCCCTGGCCTGCAAAGTATGACACTGACATCAACCAACATCACCCCCTGCTGGTGAAAACGGATAACGTCTCCAGCAAGCTTTACCTCACA GGTTCTCCACCATCATTCTGCCCTCCATCGAGGACTCAGGACCTGGAGGCCATTCTCTCCAGCATCTCAGAGGCCCAACACTACATTGATGTAGCCGTCATGGAGTACTTCCCCACCACACGCTTTGAATATCCTCGAAG ATACTGGCCAGTCATTGATGATGCCATCAGGACTGCTGCGTTCGAGAGCAAGGTGAAGGTCCGGATGCTGATCAGCTGTGGGAAGGACTCGGATCCAGCCATGCTGCCTTTCCTTCAGTCTCTAGCTTCGATGGACAGCCCTGACCAGGGAATCAGCATCCAGATA AAATTGTACATCGTGCCTGTGGGAAACCAGTCTCATATTCCATATTCCAGAGTCAACCACAATAAATACATGGTGACTGATAAAGTAGCCTACATTG GTACTTCTAACTGGTCAGGGGACTACTTTACGACCACAGCTGGAGTGGGTCTGGTGATTTCCCAGCATGCCCCTCACTCTGTGTGGAAGACTGAAGCCCTGCAGAGCCAACTCAAGGCGGTCTTTGACAGAGACTGGCACTCTGAGTTCGCTGTGCACCTTGATGAGCTGGGGCACAACCCGGACTGTAAACTATCAAGATGA